The Phragmites australis chromosome 15, lpPhrAust1.1, whole genome shotgun sequence genome window below encodes:
- the LOC133892805 gene encoding uncharacterized protein LOC133892805 has product MAPRLLACFGRRGGATASAPDEAEDQQQVAPGPVLVELFSSQGCAASPEADAVAARLAQDSGEGSVVVLGFHVDYWDYRGWKDPFASSAWTVRQKAYVEALSLDTLFTPQIVVQGRAHCVGTEQDALAQAVRDAPRYPAPAMKVTFQRPNPTTLQASFTGALRSRVEGAGGASVLVALYENGLVTDCGRGENKGKPLLNDHVVRRLEKVAAVREGASARKAVSGTVQFPLWDGFRATKCGLVLFVQNAALQVLGVQHFDLPDNV; this is encoded by the exons ATGGCGCCGCGGCTGCTGGCGTGCTTCGGCCGCAGGGGCGGCGCGACGGCCTCGGCGCCCGATGAAGCAGAGGACCAGCAGCAGGTCGCCCCGGGCCCGGTGTTGGTGGAGCTGTTCTCGTCGCAGGGCTGCGCGGCGTCGCCCGAGGCGGACGCGGTGGCTGCGCGGCTGGCGCAGGACTCCGGCGAGGGCTCGGTGGTGGTGCTGGGGTTCCACGTCGACTACTGGGACTACCGCGGGTGGAAGGACCCCTTCGCGTCCAGCGCCTGGACCGTGCGCCAGAAAGCCTACGTGGAGGCGCTCAGCCTCGACACGCTCTTCACGCCGCAGATCGTCGTGCAGGGCCGCGCTCACTGCGTCGGCACCGAGCAGGACGCGCTCGCGCAGGCCGTCCGCGACGCGCCGCGGTACCCCGCCCCCGCCATGAAG GTGACGTTCCAGCGGCCGAACCCGACGACGCTGCAGGCGTCCTTCACGGGGGCGCTGCGCAGCCGCGTGGAGGGAGCCGGCGGCGCGAGCGTGCTGGTGGCGCTGTACGAGAACGGGCTGGTGACCGACTGCGGACGCGGCGAGAACAAGGGCAAGCCACTGCTGAACGACCACGTGGTGCGGCGGCTGGAGAAGGTGGCGGCCGTGCGGGAGGGCGCCTCGGCGAGGAAGGCCGTCTCAGGGACCGTGCAGTTCCCGCTCTGGGACGGGTTCCGCGCCACCAAGTGCGGCCTCGTGCTCTTCGTCCAGAACGCCGCGCTGCAGGTGCTCGGCGTCCAGCACTTTGACCTGCCCGACAACGTGTGA